The Nitrososphaerales archaeon region AGAACTGATTAAAGAGTTGTATTTTGTAGCATCAGCTATCTATAAGAATGGTGAAATCGCACAAGAAAGGAGTGTCTGTATTCTATTTTTGCAACATACCTCCATAATTATCACTGGTATCAGAGCAGAGTAATAGTCCTAGGATAGGATTTTAGGATAGGCTCTTATTTTATTTTTGTTTGATATGAAACACTTTTAAACTGCAATAGAATCTCTGCTCTATGCGACGGGACAAGGCCGCTAAGATTGGACGAAAGAGAAGAAGAGGCAAGCTTATCACTATAGGTATAATGGTTGCGATTGCAATTGGTGTAGGTGTTGCCGTTTACAGTTATATTCAAACCCCTCCTCGGACCGCAGGTTTTGGAGCTGTTGGTTCTGCACATGAACATGCTGCCTTTAAGCTCTTCATAAACAACCAAGAACCGGTTGACTTTTCACTTCCTCAATACCAGGTCAAGAGCAGGTATATACACTTTGAGGATGCTAATGGCGTAATATTACATAGGCATGCTACGGGCGTAGATATAGGATTTCTATTTGAATCACTTGGCATGAAGTTCACTAATCAATGCATTACACTTGGTAATGGAACAAGTTACTGCAATGATGGAGATAAGACAGTCAAGTTATTTGTAAATGGTGTAAGGAATGAGATGTATGACAAGTATGTCTTGCAAGATGGAGACAAGATTCTTCTGACATATGGAAACGAGAATATGGATCAGATAGGTGCCCAGCTTAGAACTCTAGATCTACTAACTGTCCCCACTCAGCAACCATAATAGTTGCTATACGTTCTTGTATTTCTGCTCAAGTTCCTTGTACTTGTGCAGATCAACAAACCTATTGAACTCCTCAAAGGTAACCATTCTATTCATTACAGACCTAGTTATACCCTTAGCTCTCAGTGTTTGGAAGACCTCTCTTATTGCGTATGTAGTCGCAAAGAGCGCAGATAGCGGAAAGACTACAAGTCTGAAGCCCAACTTTTTCAGTTCTTTATCAGAAAGCAAAGGCGTTCTGCCTCCTTCCATCATATTCGCAACCAGAGGTGCATCAACAGATTTCCCGATCCTCCTTAGTTCTTCTAATGTATGGGGGGCTTCAATAAACACGGCATCTGCACCCACCTTCCTGTATTCTCTTCCCCTTCTGATCGCTTCATCTATTCCAAGCGGTTCTATGGCATCAGTTCTTGCAACTATAACGAATTCCTTGCTCCTCCTTGCTCCCAACGCAGCCTTCAATTTCGGTATATACTCATCTGTAGAAACAACCTGCTTTCCTGACATATGTCCACATCTCTTCGGCCATACCTGATCCTCAAGGAAAACACCTGCAGCGCCAGCAGATTCAAGCTCACGTATCAGTCTCCATACCGTTAATGGATTACCATATCCCGTATCAATATCCACTATGAGAGGAATGGAGATGGTACGAACTATCCTCCTTGCCTGCTCCACCGTTTCTCCAGCGTTTAGAAACCCATAATCTGGCATCCCAAGCATCCCAGCAGATACGCTATAACCAGATTGAAAGACAACATCAAAACCAGTTTGTTCCGCAATTCTAGCACTTAACGCATCATAAACTCCAGGCATCACTACAATCTTGTTCTTATCCCCCAGTAGGTTCAGCAATGATTTCATGCTTCTGTGTTAATATGGAAATTATTTAACCTTATCATAAACTCTGCATTATGCATAACAAAGACTTTAAAAAAATCCTGTATCACATTAAGCACATGCGTATTTGCTCCTTTCTACCTGGTGCCACAGAAATACTGTATGAGCTCGGGTTAGGTGATAGCGTAGTTGGTGTTACACATGCATGCGATTTTCCTCCAGAGGCCAGCAGTAAAAATATCGTAGTAAGAAGTGTTTTTGACTCTACTAGATTGAACAGCGAAGAGATCGATAGAATGATTGCGCACTTGGTTAGGCAGGGAAGGGATGTGTATACCATAGATGAAAATACTCTCAAGCAGTTAGATCCAGATCTAATAGTAGCCCAAGGATTGTGTGAGGTATGCTCCCCCCATGTCAAAGAACTTAAACGAGCAATGAACTTACTGAATAACAAACCTGAAGTAATCGTTTTGGATCCTCATGACCTAGATGATATACTGGAGAGCATAGTTGTGATCGCTAGAAAGGTTGGAAGGAAGCAGAAGGGTGATGAAATAGTTAAAGCTTTGAAGGAACGCATAGACCACGTAAGATCAATCGCAAGTAATGCATTGAATAGGCCAAAGGTGCTTTGTATAGAATGGTTGGATCCGTTATTTTCAGCTGGTCACTGGATACCGCAGATGGTGGAGCTTGCTGGAGGTATAAATGGTATCAGTAAGAGAGCACAGTCCTCCAGAAGAATGGAGTGGAGGGAAGTGGAAGAATTTGATCCAGATATTATAGTTCTTATGCCATGCGGTTTTGGCATTGGGAGAACCATGAGCGAACTATGGAGAATAGAAAAGGTAGAGAAATGGAAAGAATTAAAGGCTGTGAAGAACAAAGAGGTATACGCTACAGATGCAAGCCCCTACTTCAGCAGACCCGGACCTAGAACAGTAACAGGACTAGAAATACTCGCTAAGGTAATCCATCCGGAGTTATTCGATGTTTTTCAAGTGCCAGCAGATTCCTACAGAAAGATCTATTGAACTTGGCTCTTACGCTTTACCGCACTTTTTGCAGCTGCCATTATTGCTATGGGTATTCTATGGGGGGAGGCGCTAACATAGTCTAAATTCGCGGTATCGCAAAACTCGATCGATCGTGGATCTCCCCCGTGCTCGCCACAGATGCCAATCTCGAGATCCCTATTTACACTCTTTCCAAGTTCGATGGCAATCTTCATGGCCTTCCCAACACCTTTCACATCAAGGGTCTGGAATGGATTGTCCATCATTATTCCCCTTTCTATGTAGAATGGAAGGAACTTACCCTCCACATCCTCCCTACTGAAACTGAATACTGCCTGTGTAAGATCGTTTGTTCCAAAACTAAAGAACTCTGCCACTTCTGCTACTGAATCGGCAGTTAAACACGCCCTTACAACCTCAATCATAGTTCCAAATTTGATATTTAGTGTGGTCTGATACCTTTCTTCCACCTCTTTCTTTACTTTCTCATAAATACGCTTTATAGTGATAAGTTCCTCTGCGCTTCCGACCTGAGGAATCATTATCTGCGGTTGCACATTTACATTCTTCCTAGCAAGCTCAGCTGTGGCTTCACAGATGGCTCCTATCTGCATTCCATATATTTCAGGAAATGTTATCCCAATCCTCACACCTCTATGACCCATCATCGGATTGATCTCAGCCAGTTCCTTTGCTCTTTCGAATATCTTCTCTTTCTTCTTTCTTAACGCAGATTTCCTTCCAGATTCATAGATGTCCCGTAGCAAATCCTCTATCCTAGGAAGGAATTCGTGTAACGGCGGATCCAGCAATCTTATAGTTACGGGGTAACCTTCCATTGCCTTGAGTATAGCTTTGAAGTCAGTTTTTTGCAACGGTTTCAAGTCATTCAAAGCCTTAAGCCTATCCTTCTCAGTTCTTGCCATAATCATCTTCACAAATAATGGCATTCGATCTTTTGCGTTAAACATCCTTTCAGTTCTGCAAAGTCCTATTCCCTGAGCACCAAACTTTCTCGCAAGCGCGACTGTTTCAGGCGTATCTGCGTTGGCTCTTATACCGAGCCTCTTGAACTGTGCAGCCCACCGCAGCAGCTGTTCAAACTCTTTCGTCATCTCCGGATCAATTGTAGGTATCTGACCCAGATACACATTGCCAGTAACGCCATCTAAAGTTATGGTATCATTTGCTTTTACGACCTGCCCGTTAGCTACGAATCTGTTTGAACGGTAATCAATAGATATCTCAGAGCAGCCAACCACACACGGTTTTCCCATGCCTCTAGCAACCACAGCCGCATGCGATGTTTTCCCACCCCTGCTAGTCAATATGCCAACAGATACGAAGAAGGCTGGCACGTCGTCTGGTTTTGTTTCCTCTCTAACCAGAATTACCTTTTCGCCCTTCTTGCCCATCTCTTCTGCCTTCTTAACATCGAATACCACCTTACCATGAGCCGCTCCTGGAGAAGCTCCTATGCCGCTTGCAATAGGTTTAGCGTTATTCTTCGGATGAACCCTCTTATGTAAGAGCTGTTCCAATTCGTCTGGGTTTATTCTTAATATAGATTCTTCCTTGGTAATAATACCTTCATTAACCATGTCCACAGATGTTTTCACCATCGCGGTTGCATTCATCTTGCCCGCTCTTGTCTGCAACATGTATAGCTTGTTATGTTCTATAGTGAATTCAACATCTTGCGGTTCCTTGTAGTGCCTCTCAAGGTTATTGCATGTATCTAATAACTGCTGATAAGCTTTTGGCATCTTGATCTTAAGTTTATCGATTGGCTCAGGGGTTCTTACGCCAGCTACCACATCTTCTCCTTGAGCATTTATAAGAAACTCGCCATAGAGCTTCTTCTCACCGGTTTCAGGATCTCTTGTAAATACAACTCCCGTAGCGCTATCATTTCCCATGTTGCCAAAAACCATGGTAACTACGTTAACAGCTGTGCCATGTGCTATGTCTGGAGTTATTTTATAATATTTCCTGTACTCAACCGCACGTTCCCCCATCCAGCTCCTGAATACAGCATCAACAGCAAGTTCCAGCTGCTCATATGGATCATACGGGAATTTTTTACCCGTATGTTTCTCACATAAATGTATAAACTCCTTGGTAAGGTCCTTCAGTGTTTCAGCATCAAGTTCACTGTCGAACTTCACCCTCTTGCGCTTCTTAGTATCCTCTAGTAGCTTTGAAAAAGCCTCATCGTTAACTCCAAGTACTATCTTGCCGAACATCTGAACAAATCTCCTGTAAGCATCCCATGCAAACCTAGGATTGTTACTCTGTTTAGCCAAACCTTGAACTGTATCTTCATTTAGACCTAGATTTAATACGGTATCCATCATACCTGGCATAGATATTGGGGCACCAGATCGCACAGAGACAAGCAACGGGTTATTTTTATCTCCAAAACCCTTACCTGTAATCTGCTCTAGCCTCTTCATAGAGGCTCTCACCTGATCACTTAAACCTAGAGGGAGCTGCCTCCCGCTCTCATAATACTTATTGCAAACCTCAGTAGTGATGACAAAACCCGGCGGAACTGGCAGCCCTAACTTCGTCATTTCGCATAAACCAGCTCCCTTGCCTCCTAGTAGTCTCTTGTCCCTGCCGTCACCTTCATCAAAGAATACCACATATTTGGTTGTTTCTTGCATATGAAATAGACAAAAATCTGCCTATTATCAACCTTTTGATGGATTTTGTATGATCTTGTTTATTAAATGAGTACTATAGTTAAGATAAGATTAAACTAATAGAAACCCTTGAAACCTAAAGTGAATAAAAAAACAGATTTCGGTGTAGTACTTGGCTCCAAAGCTCCTCCAAATATTGTGAAAGAGGCTGCAAAAATTTGTGACGATTCTACAGTGAAGTCGTTCTGGATTCCAGAAACAAGAGGATACGGCGCATTTTCTATGTTAGGATACCTAGCAAGTAACACAAAAAGGTTATTGCTTGGATCAGGGATTGTCAATGTTTACAGTCGTTCACCAATGACAATGGGCATTGAAGCAAAGAGTCTGCTTGAACTATCAGATGGTAGATTTATTCTTGGCATCGGAGCAAGTGCTCCTCCAATTGTTGAACAATGGCATGGTATCAAGTTTGAGAGGCCCGTTAAGAAGATGATTCAGGTTACACAGATTCTACGAGAGATCTATGGTGGTCAAATCTATTGGGCAGCGGTTAACAAGATAATGACCAGAACTGCGGGAAGATTTGCTGACGGTGTCATATTCTTTCTTAAACCTTTGAGCATTACTGAGAAGCATATTGAATGCTCTGCAGTAAATGATTCCAGTCGAACACATATCATATCCTTTGTGCCTACATATATTTCGAACGATAAATCAAAGGCAGAGTATATGGCAAGAATAACTATTGCAGCATATGTTGGTGGCAATGCCTTCTATGCTAAACCACTCGTAGAGGCAGGTTTTGGCGAAAGTGTAAGTAAAATAAGAAACGCTTGGGCATCAGGCGATCGTACATTAGCCATCAACAGTGTACCGAAGGAACTTGTTAATTCTATTACAGCAGTAGGTACAGTAGATGAATGTATTAAAATTCTTGGAGGGTATGCAAGTATAGGCATTCACTCTGTGGTTGCCGCGTTTGACGTAAGGAGATACCTTTACAATGAGGAATTTTTGAATAATCTGCGTAAGTTCGTTGATAGATTAGGGTGAGATTTAATGCAAAGAACGTTATCAATACTATCAATATCTACAAAATTCCCACAGTTCCGATACTCCATGAGGGAATTGATTGAACTTTTTGGTAATAGAATGACTGACGAAGCAAAGGATTTTTTCATAAACTTTCTAGGAATAAGCACTGTTTATCATTCTATAGATTACAATCGTGTTAGCATAGCAGACGAAAAGTACATCATGCCTCATGTTAGTTTAAGCGATCTTTATGTTGATGCCGCAAAAGAATGTCTAAACAAAGCTGATGTGGATGCCAAACAGGTAAGGAAGTTGATAGTAGTAAATGATAATTCACAAACACTTACCGCCGCAGTAACTAACGAATTAATGTGTAGGTTATTGCTGCCATCAACCAGTTTGGACTTTCATCTGCAGGGACATGCCTGCTCATCATTGGCAAGGGCACTACACATTGCAAATTCGTCCTCAGACGATATATCTTTAGTTTTAATTGGCAATTACTACTCACCTTGGTTCTTTGATATGGTTAAACAGATAGAAAATGTATACGGTCCAAATGAAATCAACTCAATAAAGAAAAGACGAAAGGACTTTAATACTTGTAATTATTTTCTACAGTTCAGCGATAATGCTACCGCTTTGTTGATCTCCCATACAAATGATGCTGCATTAAACATTCTCCACAACAGTATGACAACAAGAGCTGGCGTAGCACCTGATGACTACAAGATCGCAAATCTTGGAATTGTTTCAGATGAAATAAACAGGATTAGCTTCGATATGGATGTCAATACCAAGCTTCTGAAACAGAGGATTAAACAATTAAGTAAAGAGGCTAGAATGGAGACTCTTAGGAAAGCATGTATGTCAGAAGATGATGTCAAGTTGTGGAACCTTCACACTGGTGGAAAGATTTATGTTGATGAGGTTAGAGAAGAGTGCAGTATTAGTTACCAAAAGTGTAAACTGACTTACGATGTTATGAAGGAGTTAGGAAACACAGGGGCATCCAGTTCCTCGATATTGATGATGAAAACTATTGAAGAAAGGTTACTACTACAAGGGGAAGTCGCTGGGATACTCGATTTTGGGTGGGGTCCTAAAGCCGATTCCTTTCTTTATACCATTCGGACGACTTGAACATCTTTCAATAAAGAACTCTCCGGCTCTGTAAGAGCTTCTAACAAGAGGACCAGCGGCTACGTAGACGAATCCCATTTTCTCAAGATTTTCTTTATACCAGTTTATTTTTTGTGGTGTCAGATATTCTACAACTGGCAAATGTTTGTAAGTGGGCTGTAGATATTGACCTAGAGTCAATACATCGACACCAACTGACCTCAGATCTTTAGCTGCTTGAATAACCTCCTCGTCTTTTTCCCCTAGCCCGAGCATAATTGAAGATTTTGTATATACCTCACAATTGATATCTTTGATCTTTTTAAGTACTAACAGAGATTGTTCGTATGATGCCCTAGCATCTCTGACCTTGCAGGTAAGTCTTTGCACAGTCTCTATGTTGTGGCTGATTATTTCTGGCTTGCACTCGACTATCTTTCTTATTAAATCATCGTCGCCTTTAAAGTCAGGAATCAGTGGCTCTACAATCGTCATAGGGCAATACATTTTCACCATCTTGATAGTCTTCGCCATATGCTCTGCACCTCCATCTTTGAGATCATCTCTACAAACACAAGTTATTACCACATATCTCAATCCCCATTCCTTGATAGCCTTGGCAACCCTTTCTGGTTCCTCTGGATCGAGCAATTCTGGTTTACCGCTCTTCACAGCACAAAATCTACAGCCCCTTGTACATATATCACCCATGATCATAATAGTAGCAGTACCGCTCCCCCAACATTCAGCTATGTTAGGACACCGAG contains the following coding sequences:
- a CDS encoding oxaloacetate decarboxylase, which gives rise to MKSLLNLLGDKNKIVVMPGVYDALSARIAEQTGFDVVFQSGYSVSAGMLGMPDYGFLNAGETVEQARRIVRTISIPLIVDIDTGYGNPLTVWRLIRELESAGAAGVFLEDQVWPKRCGHMSGKQVVSTDEYIPKLKAALGARRSKEFVIVARTDAIEPLGIDEAIRRGREYRKVGADAVFIEAPHTLEELRRIGKSVDAPLVANMMEGGRTPLLSDKELKKLGFRLVVFPLSALFATTYAIREVFQTLRAKGITRSVMNRMVTFEEFNRFVDLHKYKELEQKYKNV
- a CDS encoding cobalamin-binding protein → MRICSFLPGATEILYELGLGDSVVGVTHACDFPPEASSKNIVVRSVFDSTRLNSEEIDRMIAHLVRQGRDVYTIDENTLKQLDPDLIVAQGLCEVCSPHVKELKRAMNLLNNKPEVIVLDPHDLDDILESIVVIARKVGRKQKGDEIVKALKERIDHVRSIASNALNRPKVLCIEWLDPLFSAGHWIPQMVELAGGINGISKRAQSSRRMEWREVEEFDPDIIVLMPCGFGIGRTMSELWRIEKVEKWKELKAVKNKEVYATDASPYFSRPGPRTVTGLEILAKVIHPELFDVFQVPADSYRKIY
- the ppdK gene encoding pyruvate, phosphate dikinase — protein: MQETTKYVVFFDEGDGRDKRLLGGKGAGLCEMTKLGLPVPPGFVITTEVCNKYYESGRQLPLGLSDQVRASMKRLEQITGKGFGDKNNPLLVSVRSGAPISMPGMMDTVLNLGLNEDTVQGLAKQSNNPRFAWDAYRRFVQMFGKIVLGVNDEAFSKLLEDTKKRKRVKFDSELDAETLKDLTKEFIHLCEKHTGKKFPYDPYEQLELAVDAVFRSWMGERAVEYRKYYKITPDIAHGTAVNVVTMVFGNMGNDSATGVVFTRDPETGEKKLYGEFLINAQGEDVVAGVRTPEPIDKLKIKMPKAYQQLLDTCNNLERHYKEPQDVEFTIEHNKLYMLQTRAGKMNATAMVKTSVDMVNEGIITKEESILRINPDELEQLLHKRVHPKNNAKPIASGIGASPGAAHGKVVFDVKKAEEMGKKGEKVILVREETKPDDVPAFFVSVGILTSRGGKTSHAAVVARGMGKPCVVGCSEISIDYRSNRFVANGQVVKANDTITLDGVTGNVYLGQIPTIDPEMTKEFEQLLRWAAQFKRLGIRANADTPETVALARKFGAQGIGLCRTERMFNAKDRMPLFVKMIMARTEKDRLKALNDLKPLQKTDFKAILKAMEGYPVTIRLLDPPLHEFLPRIEDLLRDIYESGRKSALRKKKEKIFERAKELAEINPMMGHRGVRIGITFPEIYGMQIGAICEATAELARKNVNVQPQIMIPQVGSAEELITIKRIYEKVKKEVEERYQTTLNIKFGTMIEVVRACLTADSVAEVAEFFSFGTNDLTQAVFSFSREDVEGKFLPFYIERGIMMDNPFQTLDVKGVGKAMKIAIELGKSVNRDLEIGICGEHGGDPRSIEFCDTANLDYVSASPHRIPIAIMAAAKSAVKRKSQVQ
- a CDS encoding LLM class flavin-dependent oxidoreductase, which encodes MNKKTDFGVVLGSKAPPNIVKEAAKICDDSTVKSFWIPETRGYGAFSMLGYLASNTKRLLLGSGIVNVYSRSPMTMGIEAKSLLELSDGRFILGIGASAPPIVEQWHGIKFERPVKKMIQVTQILREIYGGQIYWAAVNKIMTRTAGRFADGVIFFLKPLSITEKHIECSAVNDSSRTHIISFVPTYISNDKSKAEYMARITIAAYVGGNAFYAKPLVEAGFGESVSKIRNAWASGDRTLAINSVPKELVNSITAVGTVDECIKILGGYASIGIHSVVAAFDVRRYLYNEEFLNNLRKFVDRLG
- the lipA gene encoding lipoyl synthase, whose amino-acid sequence is MHLIKKPSWLRVGVPSGTNYVNIKKTLRKLNLNTVCEEARCPNIAECWGSGTATIMIMGDICTRGCRFCAVKSGKPELLDPEEPERVAKAIKEWGLRYVVITCVCRDDLKDGGAEHMAKTIKMVKMYCPMTIVEPLIPDFKGDDDLIRKIVECKPEIISHNIETVQRLTCKVRDARASYEQSLLVLKKIKDINCEVYTKSSIMLGLGEKDEEVIQAAKDLRSVGVDVLTLGQYLQPTYKHLPVVEYLTPQKINWYKENLEKMGFVYVAAGPLVRSSYRAGEFFIERCSSRPNGIKKGIGFRTPPKIEYPSDFPL